From Eptesicus fuscus isolate TK198812 chromosome 22, DD_ASM_mEF_20220401, whole genome shotgun sequence, a single genomic window includes:
- the HAX1 gene encoding HCLS1-associated protein X-1 isoform X1, which produces MSLFDLFRGFFGFSGPRSHRDPFFGGMTRDEDEDEDEEEGGATWGPGSSRFEGPQPPEEFGFGFSFTPGGGMRFHDNFGFDDLVRDFNNIFSEMGAWTLPSRPPELPGPESETSSGRLQEGQTLRDSMLKYPDSHQHRIFGGVLESETRTDSPKPAPDWGSQRPFHRFDDMWPVTPHSRTKEDKDLDSQVSQEGLGPVLQPQPKSYFKSVSVTKITRPDGTVEERRTVVDSEGRTETTVTHQEADGSPRDDPESPTAPGLDDAFSILDLFLGRWSRSRSQ; this is translated from the exons ATGAGCCTCTTTGACCTCTTTCGGGGCTTTTTCGGCTTTTCTGGACCTCGGAG CCACAGAGATCCCTTTTTTGGAGGGATGACTCGAGAtgaagatgaggatgaggatgaagaagaaggaggagccACCTGGGGCCCTGGGAGCTCGAGGTTTGAGGGTCCCCAGCCCCCTGAGGAATTTGGCTTCGGCTTCAGCTTCACCCCTGGAGGAGGGATGCGTTTCCACGACAACTTCGGCTTTGATGACCTAGTACGGGATTTTAATAACATCTTCAGCGAGATGGGGGCCTGGACCTTGCCTTCCCGTCCTCCTG AACTTCCAGGTCCTGAGTCAGAGACATCTAGTGGGAGATTGCAGGAGGGACAGACGCTTCGGGACTCAATGCTTAAGTATCCAGACAGTCACCAACACAGGATCTTTGGGGGGGTCTTGGAGAGTGAAACAAGAACTGACTCTCCAAAACCAGCACCAGACTGGGGCTCCCAGAGACCTTTTCATAGG TTTGATGATATGTGGCCTGTGACCCCCCATTCTAGAACCAAAGAGGACAAGG ATCTTGATTCCCAGGTTTCCCAGGAGGGCCTTGGCCCAGTTCTGCAGCCCCAGCCCAAATCCTATTTCAAGAGTGTCTCTGTGACCAAGATCACTAGGCCAGATGGG ACAGTAGAGGAACGCCGGACTGTGGTGGACAGTGAGGGCCGAACAGAAACCACAGTAACCCATCAAGAAGCAGATGGCAGTCCTAGAGATG ATCCGGAATCACCAACAGCTCCAGGCCTGGATGATGCCTTTTCCATCCTGGATTTATTCCTAGGTCGTTGGTCCCGGTCCCGGTCCCAGTAG
- the HAX1 gene encoding HCLS1-associated protein X-1 isoform X2 gives MTRDEDEDEDEEEGGATWGPGSSRFEGPQPPEEFGFGFSFTPGGGMRFHDNFGFDDLVRDFNNIFSEMGAWTLPSRPPELPGPESETSSGRLQEGQTLRDSMLKYPDSHQHRIFGGVLESETRTDSPKPAPDWGSQRPFHRFDDMWPVTPHSRTKEDKDLDSQVSQEGLGPVLQPQPKSYFKSVSVTKITRPDGTVEERRTVVDSEGRTETTVTHQEADGSPRDDPESPTAPGLDDAFSILDLFLGRWSRSRSQ, from the exons ATGACTCGAGAtgaagatgaggatgaggatgaagaagaaggaggagccACCTGGGGCCCTGGGAGCTCGAGGTTTGAGGGTCCCCAGCCCCCTGAGGAATTTGGCTTCGGCTTCAGCTTCACCCCTGGAGGAGGGATGCGTTTCCACGACAACTTCGGCTTTGATGACCTAGTACGGGATTTTAATAACATCTTCAGCGAGATGGGGGCCTGGACCTTGCCTTCCCGTCCTCCTG AACTTCCAGGTCCTGAGTCAGAGACATCTAGTGGGAGATTGCAGGAGGGACAGACGCTTCGGGACTCAATGCTTAAGTATCCAGACAGTCACCAACACAGGATCTTTGGGGGGGTCTTGGAGAGTGAAACAAGAACTGACTCTCCAAAACCAGCACCAGACTGGGGCTCCCAGAGACCTTTTCATAGG TTTGATGATATGTGGCCTGTGACCCCCCATTCTAGAACCAAAGAGGACAAGG ATCTTGATTCCCAGGTTTCCCAGGAGGGCCTTGGCCCAGTTCTGCAGCCCCAGCCCAAATCCTATTTCAAGAGTGTCTCTGTGACCAAGATCACTAGGCCAGATGGG ACAGTAGAGGAACGCCGGACTGTGGTGGACAGTGAGGGCCGAACAGAAACCACAGTAACCCATCAAGAAGCAGATGGCAGTCCTAGAGATG ATCCGGAATCACCAACAGCTCCAGGCCTGGATGATGCCTTTTCCATCCTGGATTTATTCCTAGGTCGTTGGTCCCGGTCCCGGTCCCAGTAG